GGCGCCCTGCAGGCGTACCTGGCCGAGCGGGGGTTCACCCACACCCGGGGGAAACCGTACCATCCCATGACCCAGGGAAAGATCGAACGGTATCACCGCTCGCTGAAGAACATCCTGCTGCTGGACAATTACTACTGTCCGGATGATCTGAAAGCGGAGATTGCGCGGTTTGTGGATCACTACAACCACCGGCGGTACCATGAATCGCTGGGCAATGTGACCCCGGCGGACGCTTATACCGGCCGTGCGGCCGCGATCCTGCAGCAGCGGGAGAGAACGAAACGGGAGACTATTGACCGGAGAAGAATCGAGTATCGGAAAAGCCATTGCGAACAGCCAAAGTGTATCTTAGCTTGAAGTGTAACGTGTCCGAATTAGCTGAAGACGTACAGTCTACAAGAAGGACGAGAGTGGCAGTTGGAGTAAGTACGATGACGGGGAGTGGTCGGACGTAGACAGACCTTCTCACGCCGACGACGGGGCGCACGTGGGGACGACTGAGCAGACCCGGAGCGGCGGAACGCGGCAGCCGGAGGCAACGGCCACTCAGTCTGGCGCCGACAAGAAGGCCGGCGCCAAGGCGCAGCCGGCGGATCAGGCGCGGAAAACTCCGGCGACGGGCGATCAGGGTGCAGGCGCGCGCCCGACCCAGCCCAGCGGCGGTACTGGGACAAAGATCGCGCCGACACCGGCGCGACCGCAGACAGAGGCAAGCGACGCCGGACATGCTTCTACGCTCAGTCAACTTGAACGCGACCGCGCGGCGCGATCGCAGGGCGCGAAGCGCACCAGCAACTACAGCAAACAACGGAGCTGGAGCCCCAAGGGGGGTTCATCGGCCCGATCCCGCAGCAGCTCAGGAGGCAACAGACGGTGAACACTGGAGGGGTAGGCAACGCATCCGGAGATTTGAAGACGATGGAGCTGTCGAATGGAGCCAGTCCCGATAACCGGGTCGACGCCTCCGGCCTGGCGGTCCGCAGTGCGCTATCGGCGTTGCTGTTCGGTCTGGCAATACTTGTAGGTCTCCGCGGCGATCCAGCTCTCGCAGGGAAAGTAGTCCAGGCTGACTACTCGGCATTCGAGGGGCTCACGATCATCAGGATCGAGATCTCAGGCAATCAGCACACTAAAGAAGTAATCATTCGCCGCGAACTGCTGACAGAGGCGGGAGACTCGCTGAACCTGGCCACCATGCAGTCAGACCTGGTTCGACTCACGAAGTTGCCGACGTTCAGCGCAGTCCAGATAGTGCCGAGGCGGGAAGGCGACGGAGTCGTGTACGCCGTTACCGTCGATGAAACGGCCCGGTTTATTCCTACCATCCTGCCCGGCAACAGCGAGGAAAACGGCTGGTATGCCGGGCCGATAATATCGACGCCCAACTGGCTCGGCCGGGCGATCACTGCCAGCGTCTCGGCCCAGTGGGGCGGGATCACAAAGTACTCCTTTTCAGCGACCAGTCCGTGGCTTCTGCCCGCACGCCATCAACTCTCTGTCTCGGTAGGACAATTTTATCAGGAGCGGGAAGACAAGGTCCGCGAGAGCCAGGAGATTACATCGTCCTCCAGCATTCGCGCCGTGTTCTACCCGGGGCGAAGGCGCATCCTCAGCATCGGACTCGGATTCCAGTATCTGCGGACGATGAGCAGCAAACCCGGCATAACGCTCTCCCCGACCAATCACGACCACTTGTATCGCCCCGAATTGCTCCTGCGGATCAATTCCATAGAGGATCCGCTTGATCCCCGGTGCGGCTGGGTCGGCGGTTTTCAGGAAAGGACAACGGGCGGGCTTCTCGGCGGCGATGGCGACACCTGGCGCACGCAGGTGGACATCGCCCGCTACCAACCCATCACGGAAAGAAGCGTCCTCGCCGTGGGAGCGGTCTTCGACCACCAGACCGGTGTCGTCGATGAAGACATCCCGGGGTACCTCGTGTATCTCCTCGGCGGCGGGAGCAGCGTTCGCGGCTACTCACGCACTGAACTGGGCAAGGTACTCTACGGCAAGAACCAGTTTCTGGCCACGGCCGAGTACGGCTACTGCATTTTGAGCCCCCGGCAATTCATGCTGTTCGGTAAGTCATTCCTGTCGTTTCGCGCGGGATTAAACATCGTTGGCTTCATCGATTACGGTGTCGCCTGGACCGACGCCGAAGACCTGAACATGGATCGCTCCAGGACGGGCTTCGGTATCGGGTTACATGCCATGGTGCCGGGAATCGAGCGCATTCGCCTCGACCTCGGGATCAGTCAGGACGGCGAGCTGGAAATTCACATCGGAACGCGGTCCAAGCTGGATGCACAGAGGTAACGACACGCATTGTCGACCGACTTCAAGGATAGACCTGATGCTGGTTCACGTATCATCAGGTCGGTACGCGGCGAGATTACATAACCGAAGGTTAGGAGGTTTCATGAAAGTGCCACTGCCCGTTTGCTGCCTTGCCCTGGCCTGTCTGCTGGCTGCAGGGTGCATCTCTTCAACGCAAATGACTGGCGTCTGTCGCTCAGTTCCGATATCTCCCTTACGTGCCGGCTATTCTTCCGCGTGCCCGATGCCGAGTATCTTCACGATGCCGAGCAAAACCTCTCGTACCGCGCAACCGTGGGCGCTGGCGCCGGGCACGATTTGATCAAGACCCCCCGCACCGAATTACAGGTGTCGGTCGCACCGGCGCTTTAGAAGAGCGGATTTGAGACGGTCGAGTCCGGTACCGATGCGACGGAGCAATCGTCGGCTATGCTGTGGGGCGCCGAATTCCGCACTGATCTGATCAAGCAGCTTGACTTCGCCTTCGAATACCGCGGCCAGTTCACCGGCAGCGGTTCGGGCAGCAACATCCACCATTCCGTGTCCACGCTGCAGTTCGAGGTTCACGAGCGGCTGACTCTCGACTTGTCGTTCACCTGGGACTGCGTCGCCGAGCCCGAGCCGGATGAGAATGGGGTGACGCCGGAGAAGGACGACATCAAGATTGTCACCTCGCTCGGGGTGCACTTCTGATGAAAGCGATGGGATGGCCACAATGGGGTGGCTCTTCCTGGAGCACTTCGTAACTCCAATTCTGGTATCGACCGTGATTCTGGTCGCGGGGATGTTACTCGTCTACGACCTGGCCGACGCCGAAGGCCTCCAGACCGCCATTTCGACGCCGGTCGTTCTAATCTGCGGCCGGTGATGGCGACGAGAAGATGAGGACTGTGCGAGCACCGGTTAGCAGTGATTAGGACGATCTTGCGATAACCGCACGGAATCTCCTGGTCGAGCTTTCGATGGGTGATTGGCGGTCGGCTGAGCGCTTCAGCCCAGGCGGAGTTGGAGACACGTCTCTGAGCTACTATTGCGCAAGGGGACGGTCACAATTCGGTCACCATGACCCGTAAGTCCTTGTGCCACCACACAAGTCGGGGGTTCGATTCCCCCACCTCCATTAGTTCTAAGTCTATACAAATCAATCGAGTACAACGACTACTGGGGCCGGACGAATCCCCCGAACCCCCGTCCACCCCCCTATATCCTGCAATAAAATAGAATATCTTGAAACGGAAATGGTCACAATTTGGTCACACTGCGTTTCAGGTAATCCCGTGAACAATTCACCCGAGCACGAGCCAAGAGATCTTTCGCCGAAGGTGAGCCTTCGCGCGATTAGGGCCGAAGGGTGACCGTATTTTTCGCGCGATTTCAAAGCCCCCGTACACTATCTTAACGTAAACTCGCTG
This genomic stretch from Candidatus Zixiibacteriota bacterium harbors:
- a CDS encoding DUF481 domain-containing protein — encoded protein: MHLFNANDWRLSLSSDISLTCRLFFRVPDAEYLHDAEQNLSYRATVGAGAGHDLIKTPRTELQVSVAPAL
- a CDS encoding BamA/TamA family outer membrane protein, with the protein product MELSNGASPDNRVDASGLAVRSALSALLFGLAILVGLRGDPALAGKVVQADYSAFEGLTIIRIEISGNQHTKEVIIRRELLTEAGDSLNLATMQSDLVRLTKLPTFSAVQIVPRREGDGVVYAVTVDETARFIPTILPGNSEENGWYAGPIISTPNWLGRAITASVSAQWGGITKYSFSATSPWLLPARHQLSVSVGQFYQEREDKVRESQEITSSSSIRAVFYPGRRRILSIGLGFQYLRTMSSKPGITLSPTNHDHLYRPELLLRINSIEDPLDPRCGWVGGFQERTTGGLLGGDGDTWRTQVDIARYQPITERSVLAVGAVFDHQTGVVDEDIPGYLVYLLGGGSSVRGYSRTELGKVLYGKNQFLATAEYGYCILSPRQFMLFGKSFLSFRAGLNIVGFIDYGVAWTDAEDLNMDRSRTGFGIGLHAMVPGIERIRLDLGISQDGELEIHIGTRSKLDAQR
- a CDS encoding DUF481 domain-containing protein, with amino-acid sequence MLWGAEFRTDLIKQLDFAFEYRGQFTGSGSGSNIHHSVSTLQFEVHERLTLDLSFTWDCVAEPEPDENGVTPEKDDIKIVTSLGVHF